A stretch of the Parabacteroides timonensis genome encodes the following:
- a CDS encoding glycoside hydrolase family 32 protein: MKQFAFLIIGIITGLLSSCGEGNVHIGEEIHFSREQNWTGEPAGLIHHNGKYHLFYQCNPSDIVSGNICWGHAVSTDMIHWEECPIAIAADENGQVYSGSVIVDKDNTSGLGSADHPVFIAYYTRYKPEQGTGSNSSPYSVGMAYSRDEGTTWTEAGVEWEDNSDNKRYPNVCWNKQIDAWVMTVSTGRTVRFYFSPDAIHWKCMNEFGGEMDITGSWENSTLSPLKIEGSDDTKWVLFINVNEGVSDGAPGTRYFIGDFNNSGFHMTQSKELWVDYGKDNYGGILCNNLPDDRTIMVSWMNCWLYANLTPQTEKRGSMTFPRELTLVYEGNNYTLCSKPVRELSSLYGKTRKIENTEIAGIQTIFNKRSVSRYPFVIHLVFDASDRYAMWHPREYGIRLRTVSGGEIAFAYRAEMNYYYMDRSRLSDTSFSEDYTSPLGAAYRVNPPVDEWYILVDRGSAEWFAGDNKVAMTSLCFTDEAIESIDCYTESGHINLKEASLISIETNK, encoded by the coding sequence ATGAAACAGTTTGCTTTTTTGATTATAGGAATAATAACCGGACTTCTGTCCTCTTGCGGAGAGGGAAACGTTCATATCGGTGAAGAGATACATTTTTCACGGGAACAGAACTGGACCGGAGAACCGGCCGGTTTGATACATCATAACGGGAAATATCATCTGTTTTATCAATGTAACCCGTCGGATATTGTTTCTGGGAATATCTGTTGGGGGCATGCTGTCAGTACAGATATGATCCATTGGGAAGAATGCCCGATCGCAATCGCAGCAGATGAGAACGGCCAGGTTTATTCCGGTAGTGTGATTGTCGATAAGGACAATACCTCCGGACTAGGCTCTGCGGATCACCCGGTTTTTATCGCTTACTACACCCGTTATAAGCCGGAACAAGGTACAGGCAGTAATTCCTCTCCCTATTCGGTTGGAATGGCATACAGCAGAGATGAAGGAACGACCTGGACAGAGGCTGGTGTGGAGTGGGAAGATAATTCCGATAATAAGCGTTATCCCAATGTCTGTTGGAATAAACAGATAGATGCATGGGTAATGACTGTTTCTACAGGACGTACAGTCCGGTTTTATTTTTCACCGGATGCTATCCACTGGAAATGCATGAATGAGTTTGGAGGAGAAATGGATATAACGGGCAGTTGGGAAAATTCAACGCTTAGCCCATTGAAGATAGAGGGCTCGGATGATACGAAGTGGGTATTATTTATCAATGTAAACGAAGGAGTGTCGGATGGGGCACCGGGCACACGCTATTTTATTGGCGATTTCAATAACTCCGGTTTTCATATGACACAATCGAAAGAGTTGTGGGTTGATTATGGTAAAGATAATTATGGAGGCATCTTATGTAATAATTTACCGGATGACCGTACCATCATGGTCAGTTGGATGAATTGCTGGTTATATGCAAATCTGACACCACAAACAGAGAAGCGTGGAAGTATGACATTCCCCCGTGAATTGACATTGGTTTATGAAGGTAACAATTATACGCTTTGCTCAAAGCCGGTGCGTGAACTGAGCAGTTTATACGGCAAGACCCGGAAAATTGAAAATACGGAAATAGCAGGTATTCAAACTATTTTCAATAAAAGATCAGTCTCCCGATATCCTTTCGTTATTCATTTGGTTTTCGATGCCTCCGATCGTTATGCGATGTGGCATCCCCGTGAATATGGCATTCGTTTGAGAACAGTTTCCGGCGGAGAAATAGCCTTTGCATATCGGGCTGAAATGAATTATTACTATATGGATCGCTCCCGATTGTCGGACACTTCTTTTTCGGAAGATTATACAAGTCCGTTAGGAGCAGCCTACCGGGTAAATCCTCCGGTTGATGAATGGTACATTCTTGTCGATCGGGGCTCGGCTGAATGGTTTGCAGGAGACAATAAAGTTGCTATGACCTCTCTCTGTTTTACGGATGAGGCTATAGAATCAATAGATTGCTATACGGAGTCAGGGCATATTAATTTGAAAGAAGCCTCTTTGATAAGTATTGAAACAAACAAATAA
- a CDS encoding SusC/RagA family TonB-linked outer membrane protein, translating into MNQTTFHVKKAMCYLTLAFSLCAITGHASAVDKVGTVNQQKIVATGTVLDETGEPMPGVSIVEKDGDRNGTITDADGRFSLNVGSQGTLVLSFIGYKTKEIPVSTAKDITIRLVEDAQNLDEVVVTGYTSQRKADLTGSVSVVKVDQIRSNIAGNAMRAIQGKVAGMAVSTNGSPDSKATIRIRGEGTLNNNDPLYIIDGTPTTRSMEELSSMDIESIQVLKDASSASIYGSRAANGVIIITTRKGKKGTTVDFKASYTVASSKKPYELMNTEQRGIAQYWAIKNDNSQADPNQVGIGYVNGYGGLYQYQDHQDSNGNWVLDNVSWREYLDPVEKTMRSADTDWQKEILRTGQIQQYNVTLSSGTDSGNALFALDYYDNKGTIKGSYFNRFNARVNTDYSWLGGRVKVGENFTVSKWRSSSNVGDGNLGGCKSLMSIVPVHTVDGIGWGGPIGGMSDRQNPVRLIEDNDQNYQDNLRLFGNAYISIEILKGLTFRSSFGADFVGFWRREMNLTYSSGFMSESRNKLTQTSDYNFDWNNSNILQYVFDINKHGFDIMLGQETVDHSYQKHWGSRRVFALETPDYMQLGAGEEDRDNGGSSSYNTLISWFGKFNYNYGNRYLASVTLRRDASSVFGANNRWATFPAFSLGWVLNNEAFLKDALSNFSILKLRYGWGQNGNSRIDDYAAYLMYEALYDHYAEDWNWGTAYDFTGQGGNNLPSGFRRTQRDNPNLKWETTAQHNFGLDFGFFDSKFGGSFDYYIKKTSDILMKPGTVATLGEGAQMWLNGADIDNKGFELTLNYTDKFGDVGFDVSGVFSHNKQKIIHVPDEVINNFAGNGTDQNILGRPKSSMYGYIADGLFQSQAEVDAHATQVGAAPGRIRYKDINKDGKIDSEDRTWLGDQNPALEYGVNVALNWKNFDFSVFFNGVFGKKLDVSGWKSWTDIYALSTSGENYGTRMLDAWTPTNTSSTIPAMSINNYNDEGRFSTYYVESGSYMKIRNIELGYTIPKNVLAKVRMSRARLSLRADNVLTLKKTWGDNAYTGLDPETPGNGYPLPFSMTFGVNVSF; encoded by the coding sequence ATGAATCAAACAACATTTCATGTGAAAAAAGCAATGTGTTACCTGACACTTGCGTTTTCCCTGTGTGCTATTACCGGACATGCATCTGCCGTGGATAAGGTAGGTACTGTCAATCAGCAGAAAATAGTTGCGACAGGTACTGTTTTAGATGAGACCGGCGAGCCTATGCCCGGCGTTTCTATTGTTGAAAAAGATGGAGATCGTAATGGCACCATAACAGATGCCGACGGACGTTTTTCATTAAATGTCGGAAGCCAAGGCACGTTAGTTTTGAGCTTTATCGGATATAAGACGAAGGAAATCCCAGTCTCGACAGCGAAAGATATAACGATCAGATTGGTAGAAGATGCACAGAATCTGGATGAGGTAGTTGTGACTGGTTATACCAGCCAGCGCAAAGCGGATTTGACTGGTTCCGTGTCTGTTGTCAAAGTAGACCAGATTCGTTCAAATATCGCAGGTAATGCTATGCGTGCCATCCAGGGAAAAGTAGCCGGTATGGCTGTCTCTACTAATGGGTCTCCGGATTCCAAGGCAACTATCCGTATACGTGGAGAAGGTACTTTAAACAACAATGACCCGTTGTATATTATTGACGGAACACCTACGACCCGTTCCATGGAAGAACTGTCCTCGATGGATATTGAATCGATCCAGGTGTTGAAAGATGCTTCTTCTGCATCTATCTATGGTTCGCGTGCTGCAAATGGAGTTATCATTATTACTACCCGGAAAGGGAAAAAAGGAACGACAGTCGATTTTAAGGCTTCTTATACGGTGGCAAGCAGTAAGAAGCCTTATGAACTGATGAACACCGAACAGCGCGGTATTGCTCAATACTGGGCGATCAAAAATGATAATTCCCAAGCTGATCCCAACCAGGTGGGTATCGGATATGTGAATGGTTATGGTGGTTTGTACCAATACCAGGATCATCAGGACTCGAACGGAAATTGGGTTTTGGATAATGTTTCCTGGCGAGAATATCTGGACCCGGTCGAAAAGACTATGCGTTCGGCTGATACGGATTGGCAAAAAGAAATTTTACGTACGGGACAGATCCAGCAATACAATGTCACTTTATCATCCGGTACAGATAGTGGAAATGCTCTTTTTGCTCTTGACTACTATGATAACAAAGGTACGATAAAAGGAAGTTATTTTAATCGTTTTAATGCCCGTGTAAATACTGATTACAGTTGGTTGGGCGGACGTGTGAAAGTCGGTGAGAATTTTACTGTATCCAAATGGAGGAGTAGCTCTAATGTCGGGGATGGCAACTTGGGAGGCTGCAAATCCCTGATGTCTATTGTCCCTGTTCATACGGTCGATGGAATTGGTTGGGGTGGCCCTATAGGTGGTATGAGTGACCGTCAAAATCCCGTCCGCTTAATTGAGGATAATGACCAGAACTATCAGGATAACCTGCGTTTATTCGGTAATGCCTATATCAGTATTGAGATACTGAAGGGACTGACTTTCCGTTCTTCTTTTGGAGCTGATTTTGTCGGTTTCTGGAGAAGAGAAATGAATCTGACTTATAGCTCCGGTTTTATGAGTGAAAGCCGTAACAAGCTAACCCAGACTTCAGACTATAATTTCGACTGGAATAACAGTAATATTTTGCAATATGTCTTTGATATAAATAAGCATGGTTTCGATATTATGCTGGGGCAGGAAACAGTGGACCATAGCTATCAAAAACATTGGGGAAGCAGACGTGTATTTGCATTGGAGACTCCTGATTATATGCAATTGGGTGCAGGTGAAGAAGACAGGGATAACGGAGGTTCTTCCAGTTATAATACGCTGATATCCTGGTTTGGTAAATTCAACTATAATTATGGAAACCGTTACCTTGCTTCAGTTACTCTCCGCCGGGATGCTTCTTCTGTATTCGGAGCGAATAACCGTTGGGCAACATTCCCCGCATTCTCATTGGGTTGGGTATTGAATAATGAAGCATTCCTGAAAGATGCATTATCCAACTTCTCTATTTTGAAACTTCGTTACGGTTGGGGACAAAACGGTAACTCACGTATAGATGACTATGCAGCTTATTTGATGTACGAGGCTCTCTACGATCATTATGCGGAAGATTGGAACTGGGGTACGGCTTATGACTTTACAGGGCAAGGCGGAAATAATCTACCTTCAGGTTTTCGCCGGACTCAAAGAGACAATCCTAACTTGAAATGGGAAACAACCGCACAGCATAACTTTGGATTGGATTTTGGTTTCTTTGATTCAAAGTTCGGAGGATCGTTTGATTACTACATAAAGAAAACATCCGATATCCTGATGAAGCCGGGTACTGTTGCCACTTTAGGTGAAGGAGCCCAGATGTGGTTGAATGGTGCTGATATTGATAACAAAGGGTTTGAATTAACCTTGAACTATACCGATAAATTTGGTGATGTAGGCTTTGACGTAAGTGGAGTATTCTCACATAATAAGCAGAAAATAATCCATGTTCCCGATGAGGTAATAAACAATTTTGCAGGTAACGGTACAGACCAGAATATTCTTGGCCGTCCCAAATCTTCTATGTATGGTTATATCGCTGACGGACTATTCCAGTCTCAGGCAGAGGTTGATGCACATGCTACGCAGGTAGGTGCTGCTCCCGGTCGTATTCGATACAAGGATATCAATAAAGACGGAAAGATCGATAGTGAAGACAGAACATGGTTAGGCGATCAAAATCCGGCCCTTGAATATGGTGTTAATGTTGCCTTAAACTGGAAAAACTTTGATTTTTCTGTATTCTTCAATGGAGTATTTGGAAAAAAACTGGATGTCAGCGGATGGAAGTCATGGACTGATATCTATGCGTTAAGTACTTCTGGTGAGAATTATGGAACACGTATGTTGGATGCCTGGACTCCGACGAATACCAGTTCTACCATTCCGGCGATGTCAATTAATAACTATAATGACGAAGGACGTTTTTCTACCTATTATGTGGAAAGTGGTTCTTATATGAAAATCCGGAATATCGAATTAGGATATACTATACCCAAGAATGTGCTGGCAAAAGTGAGAATGAGCAGAGCGAGACTTTCATTGAGAGCCGATAATGTGCTCACCTTGAAGAAAACCTGGGGCGACAATGCCTATACCGGCCTTGATCCGGAAACTCCCGGCAATGGATACCCGTTACCATTCTCCATGACATTCGGGGTAAATGTATCTTTTTAA
- a CDS encoding glycoside hydrolase family protein: MKKELLATFLLVTISSFAQVVKDYNPAIQRTTHMQYFKPVEEHLFSGDCMPYYHNGTFYLYWLLDEGHHAGLGGLGGHQWALSTTTDLINWKHYPVALGIENEEWEKSICTGSVIAEGDKFYAFYATRVKENERVHEQLSYAISTDGGYTYQKQEPNPFYYAPEECISRDFRDPKVFKDENGLFHLFIPGNLKEPSLDGFGGYLVHLTSTDLKNWKEVESPLKGQRGTPECADYFKWNDWYYLLYSIGGHTYYLMSKDTYGPWIYPESQALIEYFGSVYKTAGFKDGRRIAVAYSPCRKDDKDNGDRIWGGTILLREVYQEPDGTLATKFLKEVLPAMHPITTPAIQISSPANIVSVSKGNITMNASGDIGVAALSDLPDNYRISMKIEPKGNYEELGLFLRATDGRKNGYRLELNPDNQTVLMHNTSIHGVKELDKPILLDLIVNGEFFDVSINNKRCVLNRLPEQKGKNLFFYVKNGNAVIRDIRIQEIKN; encoded by the coding sequence ATGAAAAAAGAACTTTTAGCAACTTTTCTATTAGTTACGATATCTTCTTTTGCACAGGTTGTAAAAGATTATAATCCGGCCATTCAGCGCACTACCCATATGCAATATTTTAAACCGGTAGAAGAACATCTGTTTTCCGGTGATTGTATGCCTTATTATCATAATGGAACATTCTATTTGTACTGGCTACTGGACGAAGGGCATCATGCGGGTCTTGGAGGTTTGGGAGGTCATCAGTGGGCATTGAGCACTACAACTGATTTGATAAACTGGAAACACTATCCGGTTGCTTTAGGTATTGAAAACGAGGAATGGGAAAAGTCTATCTGTACAGGATCTGTAATTGCGGAAGGTGATAAATTCTATGCATTTTATGCAACGCGTGTGAAGGAAAACGAGAGAGTACATGAACAACTGAGCTATGCAATAAGTACGGATGGCGGATATACTTACCAAAAGCAGGAACCCAATCCGTTTTATTATGCTCCAGAAGAATGTATAAGCCGCGATTTTAGAGACCCGAAAGTCTTTAAGGATGAAAACGGTCTTTTCCATTTGTTCATTCCCGGTAATTTGAAAGAGCCCTCTTTAGACGGTTTTGGAGGATATCTGGTGCATCTTACTTCAACTGACCTGAAAAACTGGAAGGAAGTGGAATCTCCGTTGAAAGGACAACGCGGAACTCCCGAATGCGCGGATTATTTTAAGTGGAACGATTGGTATTATTTATTATACAGTATTGGTGGCCACACCTATTATCTTATGTCCAAAGATACGTATGGCCCCTGGATATATCCGGAATCACAGGCCTTGATTGAATATTTCGGAAGTGTCTATAAAACAGCTGGTTTTAAAGACGGACGCCGTATTGCAGTGGCCTATTCTCCCTGTCGTAAGGATGATAAAGATAACGGGGATAGGATTTGGGGTGGAACTATTTTGCTCAGGGAAGTATATCAGGAGCCGGATGGAACCTTAGCAACCAAATTTTTAAAAGAAGTTTTACCGGCTATGCATCCGATAACGACTCCGGCCATACAAATTTCTTCACCCGCAAATATTGTTTCTGTCTCCAAGGGAAATATAACAATGAATGCTTCGGGCGATATCGGTGTAGCTGCTCTTTCCGACCTTCCGGATAATTATCGCATTTCGATGAAGATAGAACCTAAAGGAAATTATGAAGAGTTGGGTTTGTTTTTGCGTGCAACAGACGGTCGGAAGAATGGTTATCGTTTGGAGTTAAACCCGGATAATCAAACGGTTTTAATGCATAATACATCTATTCATGGTGTAAAAGAATTGGATAAACCCATCTTGCTGGATTTGATTGTGAACGGAGAATTTTTTGATGTGTCTATAAATAACAAACGATGTGTGCTTAATCGTTTGCCAGAGCAAAAGGGGAAAAACCTCTTCTTCTATGTAAAAAACGGTAATGCCGTTATCAGAGATATACGAATTCAGGAAATCAAAAATTAG
- a CDS encoding GH32 C-terminal domain-containing protein, whose translation MNRLFTWGFIVMLLASSCRSESVFDDAVAVWAFSDLNDQAGENSMLKSHGEVPIVNLKGNKAAQFDGSAWLTAGQGAGNELNLTGKEVTLYARVKASVVNGYSPVITKAGNDQNLAYSIALNPIEKDIYIEVKMGSDEIAGTHLLKYKLSEDEINGWQDILFRFNGKISELFVNGILRDDEVTVGQIRDWNCRPLLIGAQYKQPDGYAEVADNEVEATFKGLIDLVALWDKWLSDSEVMALSNVTILKDGRPEYYKEKYRPQFHFSAKKNWLNDPNGQVFYDGVYHLFFQYMPPHRPGAYKDWGHAISKDLVHWEQITNHITPHKVWSGCWSGSAVVDVNNVAGFQTGDKKAIIAFITNGGHPDAGLGPLCTQCIAYSNDGGMTFTYYDQNPVIRHIKYANRDPKVVWDEESQQWIMSLFMNEGYEFALFGSKNLKEWKYLSTSSIEGVRECPGFEALPVDGDPDNKKWLFFGANGDYVIGSFDGKNFKAETKVLRGDYGTNYYAAQTWNNVPDGRCVTIAWMPTLKYPGMPFEQQMNFPTEITLRTTSTGLKAFRIPVREIQNLYDKEYTWENQTINGEEKLDKLHDDLYDMEFELDVTRSSSFEIALRNVTVTYDAVKKVLSCGGTPMRNGIIPDNWVSGNKSEINDTNNLGRAFLPSRDGKIRLRILLDRNSVEIFGNDGEVVMSSCFMPEDNNKTYAIRSQGSLLVVKAEVYSLKSAWNI comes from the coding sequence ATGAATAGATTGTTTACATGGGGATTTATAGTGATGTTGTTAGCCTCATCCTGCCGTTCGGAAAGTGTTTTCGACGATGCTGTTGCCGTATGGGCATTCTCTGATCTGAATGATCAGGCGGGAGAAAACAGTATGTTGAAATCTCATGGCGAAGTTCCGATTGTGAACTTAAAAGGGAATAAAGCAGCTCAGTTTGACGGCTCTGCATGGCTGACCGCCGGCCAGGGAGCTGGTAACGAGCTAAATTTGACAGGGAAAGAGGTTACGCTTTATGCCCGTGTGAAGGCTTCTGTCGTGAATGGATATTCTCCGGTTATCACTAAGGCAGGCAACGATCAAAATCTGGCTTATAGCATTGCCCTTAATCCAATAGAAAAAGATATTTACATTGAAGTAAAAATGGGTAGCGACGAAATTGCCGGAACTCATTTATTAAAATATAAATTGTCGGAAGACGAAATAAATGGCTGGCAGGACATTCTTTTTCGTTTTAATGGAAAAATATCCGAATTGTTTGTAAATGGAATATTACGGGATGACGAAGTTACTGTTGGACAGATACGTGATTGGAACTGTCGTCCGTTACTTATCGGCGCACAATATAAACAACCTGACGGATACGCAGAAGTTGCAGACAATGAAGTGGAAGCTACTTTTAAGGGGTTGATTGACCTCGTTGCATTATGGGATAAGTGGTTGTCAGACTCGGAAGTCATGGCATTGTCTAATGTCACGATATTGAAAGACGGCCGGCCGGAATACTACAAAGAAAAATATCGCCCCCAATTCCATTTCTCTGCTAAAAAGAACTGGTTGAATGATCCGAACGGCCAAGTCTTTTATGACGGCGTTTATCATTTGTTTTTCCAGTATATGCCTCCGCATCGCCCGGGAGCGTATAAAGATTGGGGACACGCAATCAGTAAAGACCTGGTGCATTGGGAGCAGATAACAAATCATATCACTCCTCATAAAGTGTGGTCGGGATGTTGGTCGGGATCGGCAGTGGTCGATGTGAACAATGTCGCAGGTTTTCAAACAGGAGATAAAAAAGCAATTATTGCTTTTATCACAAATGGTGGACATCCGGATGCGGGCCTGGGCCCTTTATGCACGCAATGTATCGCTTACAGTAATGATGGCGGTATGACCTTTACTTATTATGATCAGAATCCAGTGATCCGGCATATTAAATATGCCAACCGTGATCCGAAAGTGGTATGGGATGAAGAATCGCAACAGTGGATCATGTCCTTGTTCATGAATGAAGGATATGAATTTGCCCTGTTCGGTTCGAAAAATCTGAAAGAGTGGAAATACCTGAGTACTTCTTCCATTGAGGGAGTAAGAGAATGTCCTGGGTTTGAAGCCCTGCCGGTTGATGGTGATCCGGACAATAAGAAATGGTTGTTTTTTGGTGCTAATGGGGACTATGTGATTGGTTCCTTTGACGGTAAAAACTTTAAGGCTGAAACAAAAGTGTTACGGGGGGATTACGGTACCAATTATTATGCGGCGCAGACATGGAATAATGTGCCAGACGGCAGATGTGTTACCATAGCTTGGATGCCAACATTAAAATATCCGGGAATGCCTTTTGAGCAACAGATGAATTTTCCGACTGAAATTACTTTACGAACGACTTCTACCGGATTAAAAGCCTTTCGTATACCTGTTCGGGAGATACAAAACCTCTATGATAAAGAATATACATGGGAAAATCAAACGATAAACGGAGAAGAAAAACTGGATAAACTGCATGATGATCTTTATGATATGGAATTTGAACTTGATGTAACCCGGTCGTCTTCCTTCGAAATAGCATTACGTAATGTGACGGTAACATACGATGCCGTAAAGAAAGTGCTCTCCTGTGGTGGAACTCCCATGCGCAACGGTATTATTCCCGATAACTGGGTTTCTGGAAATAAATCGGAAATCAATGATACGAACAATCTGGGAAGAGCATTCTTGCCTTCCCGGGATGGAAAGATCCGTCTGCGTATCTTATTAGACCGTAATTCGGTGGAGATATTCGGCAATGATGGCGAAGTCGTGATGAGCTCCTGCTTTATGCCGGAGGATAATAATAAAACGTATGCGATCCGTTCTCAAGGATCACTTCTGGTGGTGAAAGCCGAAGTTTATTCTTTAAAATCGGCCTGGAATATTTAA
- a CDS encoding RagB/SusD family nutrient uptake outer membrane protein — translation MKAITIAIFGLSLLFCSSCDSMLDTKPQGVVSDEDLNTPERVEQMVNAAYSFCGQNHFNKQMGMPYEEGSVRGGEAYKGGSGTNDNAERNRWETFTYMQATNVGDLDNLWWVHYVAIGRIHDALRRVKALTPEEYPLKDQRIAELRFLRAHIYMYMKQCFKFFPYIDEDTPQDMYDKVSNDELTDQELWGKLIDDLRYGVSTLPEKQDEVGRPNKFAAKAYLAKVLIFAAYEQDEKHNVVNINREKLTEVASLCKDIIDNSGKSLASDFAENFLCEFENGPESIWAIQYTADTPQGRLNSWLVSPVNSDYGCCGFLQPSVNMMNRYKTVNGVPDFEKFNEGETLDNKEAFAKTPMDPRLMHTACVPGMPWKYEPSYVMQENWTRTPEVYGYSMSQKLLVLPTCDCFKKTNPFMGAGLNWDVLRLDEVMLWRAEALIQLGEGMDEALNLINQIRLRAAASTGRLKFEDGTPTGKFDVQPYRPGVNCPAWTKDFAMQALRWERHLEFSTEGKWFFDLVRWGIAAEYMNEYFEVEKTRRSYLKDAKFTKNRDEYFPIPQVQISYVKGLYKQNTGW, via the coding sequence ATGAAAGCGATAACAATAGCCATTTTCGGTTTATCTCTACTCTTCTGTTCCTCATGTGATTCCATGCTGGATACGAAGCCACAGGGAGTTGTGTCCGATGAAGACTTAAATACACCTGAAAGAGTTGAGCAGATGGTGAATGCAGCTTATTCTTTTTGCGGACAAAACCATTTCAATAAACAGATGGGTATGCCCTATGAAGAAGGATCTGTCCGTGGTGGAGAAGCGTATAAAGGTGGTTCGGGTACAAATGACAATGCGGAAAGAAACCGTTGGGAAACATTCACATATATGCAGGCGACTAATGTAGGAGACCTGGATAACCTTTGGTGGGTTCATTACGTAGCGATAGGTAGGATACATGATGCTTTGAGAAGAGTAAAAGCATTGACACCGGAGGAATACCCGCTAAAAGACCAGCGGATCGCAGAGTTACGTTTCTTACGGGCGCATATCTACATGTATATGAAGCAATGTTTCAAATTCTTCCCTTATATCGATGAGGATACTCCGCAAGATATGTATGATAAGGTAAGCAACGATGAGTTGACCGATCAGGAACTTTGGGGAAAATTGATTGACGATCTTCGTTATGGGGTGAGTACTTTGCCTGAAAAACAAGATGAAGTAGGACGCCCGAATAAATTCGCGGCAAAGGCTTATTTGGCGAAAGTACTGATTTTTGCAGCCTATGAACAGGATGAAAAGCACAATGTCGTTAATATAAATCGTGAGAAACTAACAGAAGTTGCAAGTCTGTGTAAAGATATCATCGATAATTCCGGTAAGAGTCTGGCGTCAGATTTTGCGGAAAACTTCTTGTGTGAGTTTGAAAATGGTCCTGAATCTATATGGGCAATTCAATATACAGCAGATACTCCTCAGGGACGATTGAATTCCTGGTTGGTATCTCCCGTTAATTCGGACTATGGCTGTTGCGGATTCCTGCAGCCATCTGTAAATATGATGAACCGGTATAAAACAGTGAACGGAGTACCTGATTTCGAAAAGTTCAACGAAGGCGAAACGCTGGATAACAAAGAGGCTTTTGCTAAGACACCGATGGATCCGCGTTTGATGCATACCGCTTGTGTTCCAGGAATGCCCTGGAAGTACGAACCTTCTTATGTGATGCAGGAGAATTGGACACGTACGCCTGAAGTATATGGTTATTCCATGAGTCAGAAATTGCTTGTTTTACCGACATGCGATTGTTTTAAAAAGACCAATCCGTTTATGGGAGCCGGCTTGAACTGGGATGTACTTCGTTTGGATGAAGTGATGTTGTGGAGAGCGGAAGCGCTGATTCAATTAGGAGAAGGTATGGACGAGGCTCTAAACCTGATAAACCAGATTCGTCTTCGTGCAGCAGCAAGTACAGGTAGATTAAAGTTTGAAGATGGCACTCCTACCGGTAAGTTTGATGTTCAACCTTATCGACCGGGAGTGAACTGCCCCGCATGGACAAAAGACTTTGCGATGCAGGCTCTTCGCTGGGAACGTCACCTTGAATTCTCAACAGAGGGTAAATGGTTCTTCGATCTTGTACGCTGGGGTATTGCCGCAGAATACATGAATGAATATTTCGAAGTGGAGAAGACTCGCCGTTCTTATCTAAAGGATGCGAAGTTTACAAAGAACCGGGATGAATATTTCCCGATCCCTCAGGTACAGATCAGTTATGTGAAGGGATTATACAAGCAGAATACCGGATGGTAA